Proteins found in one Pempheris klunzingeri isolate RE-2024b chromosome 6, fPemKlu1.hap1, whole genome shotgun sequence genomic segment:
- the atp5f1d gene encoding ATP synthase subunit delta, mitochondrial: MMAGRFLRRALPVLRQARSYAEAASGAPQMSFTFASPSQVFFKEASVKQVDVPTLTGAFGILPAHVPTLQVLRPGVVTVIGDDGSTAKYFVSSGSVTVNADSSVQLLAEEAVPLDQLDVAAAKTNLEKAQSQLLGISDEAARAEVQISIDANEAIVKALE, translated from the exons ATGATGGCAGGAAGATTTCTCCGTCGTGCTCTTCCTGTGCTGAGACAAGCTCGCTCCTACGCTGAGGCCGCCAGCGGAGCCCCGCAGATGTCCTTCACTTTCGCCTCCCCGTCACAG GTGTTCTTCAAAGAGGCTAGTGTGAAGCAGGTCGACGTGCCCACACTCACTGGTGCGTTTGGTATCCTTCCTGCCCACGTACCCACCCTGCAGGTGCTCCGGCCCGGTGTTGTCACAGTCATCGGTGACGACGGCTCCACTGCCAAATACTTTG tgagCAGTGGGTCAGTAACAGTCAACGCTGATTCTTCAGTGCAACTGCTCGCTGAGGAGGCTGTTCCTTTGGACCAGCTGGACGTTGCT gctgCCAAGACCAACCTGGAGAAGGCGCAGTCTCAATTGCTCGGTATATCTGATGAGGCAGCGAGGGCAGAGGTTCAGATCAGCATAGACGCCAACGAAGCCATCGTCAAGGCTCTGGAGTAG
- the cbarpb gene encoding voltage-dependent calcium channel beta subunit-associated regulatory protein, with amino-acid sequence MSNESTVWNILPENSTEIPFEAEEQQDGYVLLLVILSVFLVGTLIFVSVLLIACRRCCRGGQCCARASDDPEKTNTTYMEESQPTHEITIRVDESDCLSMASSHDQETERFLSTGTTGRRVSFNEAALFDHGKKAPEKGRRYTLTEGDFHHLKNARLTHLHIPPPALKIVTIHECDSVENSITMTTRPVTKSALSIFQPMLCPLPQTALTSLSVNPSCALPGDALNSVVDTSFSDNNSALSTKEPSSIEMMGAGPRGRGSSVSVGEGAAMGCGAPPAGGGAGSQGPMLQFFTKLRRHASLEGASPYFKIKKWKLDSSQRASSLDTRGSPKRRQFQRQRAASESMDQDDNDAHHIDLIQYIARTQDITYCPSQPTTRLLSPPSTPPPSLGRVEVEVMVEPSRSHGGPGVIGLSPDPQDEALSLARREGADPLDPQDSQDPQSLYKDIWTLRATLEQYAASDQSSNNDRNSVCSDVDSVCSLGGRTETERGGTPSYPSQDLGDETEGGEDDKDIMMYMDERLGGKEGKKRKQESTDSERGGGDGETGTRKLLQMDSGYASIEAPSRGPEDLRLFGSISGSPKDRTAHEKRHHFTNAGRTGTIGESFESHLFEEEPEDELLLGASGGVSIETGAGSLSWFPYGQMLTPREAAQPSPQPAMLHRRDYSIDEKTDALFHEFLRHDPQFDQQESPLRKHRSRIHLRKQWQRHKQWSDPGVRHFQSSFDRQRTPLRRGDSVNYPLDTSYHSTLPRIVSAPDEETSDGTSSTPDTPKVEPNGGWKQGVHTSSSPPLLHPSVSDKDGRLGEHHDPLEDSKLSGPPAEPPDEHSPPQPPDSSGYGPQTITAELTDKLTANLDERLYTGLRRTKDTATECVTVTATHASPDHSPV; translated from the exons ATGAGCAATGAGTCTACCGTCTGGAACATCCTACCAGAAAACTCCACA gaGATCCCATTCGAGGCTGAGGAGCAGCAAGATGGATACGTGCTCCTCCTGGTGATCCTTTCCGTCTTCCTGGTAGGGACGTTGATCTTCGTCTCTGTCCTCCTCATCGCCTGCCGTCGCTGCTGTCGTGGAGGGCAATGCTGTGCCAG GGCCAGCGATGACCCTGAGAAAACCAACACAACCTACATGGAGGAGTCTCAGCCCACCCATG AAATCACAATCAGGGTGGATGAGTCAGACTGCCTGTCAATGGCCAGCTCTCACGACCAAGAGACCGAGCGCTTCCTCTCCACGGGCACCACAGGCCGCCGTGTCTCCTTCAATGAGGCTGCGCTCTTCGATCATGGCAAGAAGGCCCCGGAGAAGGGCCGCAG GTACACTCTGACTGAGGGCGACTTTCACCACCTGAAGAACGCCCGGCTCACACACCTCCACATCCCTCCCCCGGCCCTCAAGATAGTCACTATTCATGAGTGCGACTCAGTCGAGAACAGCATCACCATGACAACGCGCCCTGTCACGAAGTCAGCACTTTCCATCTTCCAG CCGATGCTGTGCCCCCTACCACAAACAGCTTTGACCAGCCTGAGTGTCAACCCCAGCTGTGCCCTTCCAGGAGATGCCCTCAACTCTGTGGTGGACACCAGCTTCAGTGACAACAACAGCGCTCTCAGCACCAAAGAGCCTAGCTCG ATCGAGATGATGGGAGCTGGGCCCAGGGGCAGAGGCAGCAGTGTCAGTGTTGGAGAAGGGGCGGCGATGGGGTGCGGTGCCCCTCCTGCCGGCGGCGGTGCAGGAAGCCAGGGGCCCATGCTGCAGTTCTTCACTAAACTGCGGCGCCATGCTAGTCTGGAGGGGGCCAGTCCCTACTTCAAGATCAAGAAATGGAAGCTGGACAGCAGCCAGAGAGCCTCAAGTCTGGACACCAGAG GCTCTCCAAAGAGGAGACAGTTCCAGCGCCAGCGCGCCGCCAGCGAGAGCATGGACCAGGACGACAACGACGCTCACCACATAGACCTCATCCAGTACATCGCCCGCACCCAGGACATCACCTACTGCCCCAGCCAGCCCACGACACgcctcctctcacctccctccACACCGCCCCCCTCCCTCGGCAG GGTAGAGGTAGAGGTGATGGTGGAGCCCAGCCGCAGCCATGGAGGACCAGGGGTGATTGGCCTATCCCCTGATCCCCAAGACGAAGCACTGTCCCTAGCAAGAAGGGAAGGTGCAGACCCTTTGGACCCCCAAGATTCCCAGGATCCCCAATCACTTTACAAAGACATCTGGACCCTACGTGCGACACTGGAACAATACGCCGCCTCTGACCAGAGTAGCAACAATGACAGGAACTCCGTCTGCAGTGATGTCgacagtgtgtgttcactggGTGGACGCACGGAAACCGAAAGAGGAGGGACCCCCAGCTACCCGTCCCAGGATTTAGGGGATGAAACAGAGGGTGGAGAGGATGACAAGGACATTATGATGTATATGGATGAGAGGTtgggggggaaggagggaaaaaagaggaaacaggaaagcACAGACTCAGAGCGAGGGGGCGGCGATGGAGAAACAGGGACTCGTAAATTGCTGCAAATGGACAGCGGGTATGCATCGATAGAGGCTCCATCTCGTGGTCCAGAAGATCTGCGACTGTTTGGGAGCATCAGCGGCAGCCCCAAGGACAGAACAGCCCACGAGAAGAGGCACCACTTTACCAACGCAGGGCGAACGGGCACTATCGGTGAGAGCTTTGAGTCTCATCTTTTTGAGGAGGAGCCAGAGGATGAGTTGTTGTTAGGTGCCAGTGGAGGGGTTTCCATAGAAACAGGTGCTGGTTCACTGAGCTGGTTCCCATATGGTCAGATGCTCACACCTCGAGAGGCTGCACAGCCCTCACCTCAACCGGCAATGCTGCACCGGCGAGACTACAGCATAGACGAGAAGACAGATGCCCTCTTCCATGAGTTCCTCCGCCATGACCCTCAGTTTGACCAGCAAGAGTCGCCGCTAAGAAAGCATCGGTCCCGAATCCACCTCCGCAAGCAGTGGCAGCGCCACAAGCAGTGGAGTGACCCTGGTGTCAGACACTTCCAGTCCTCTTTTGACAGACAGCGAACCCCACTACGGAGGGGTGACAGTGTGAACTACCCACTAGACACAAGCTACCACAGCACGCTCCCCCGCATCGTCAGTGCTCCCGACGAGGAGACCAGCGACGGGACCAGCAGCACTCCCGACACTCCAAAAGTAGAACCGAATGGGGGCTGGAAGCAGGGGGTCCACACATCCTCGTCTCCACCACTTCTTCATCCCTCAGTCTCAGATAAAGATGGAAGGCTGGGTGAGCACCATGACCCTCTGGAAGATAGCAAATTATCTGGACCCCCTGCCGAGCCCCCGGATGAGCACTCCCCCCCTCAGCCTCCTGACTCCTCAGGCTACGGCCCGCAGACCATCACAGCCGAGCTCACAGACAAACTGACTGCTAATCTGGATGAGAGGCTGTACACGGGCCTTCGCAGGACCAAGGACACAGCCACCGAGTGTGTGACGGTGACAGCCACACACGCTTCTCCGGACCATAGCCCAGTGTAG